Proteins encoded together in one Impatiens glandulifera chromosome 1, dImpGla2.1, whole genome shotgun sequence window:
- the LOC124929911 gene encoding uncharacterized protein LOC124929911 — protein MALHIPVAPPTYHHIYVSVQYEDNSTSMGNELPKYSVLVCLVNMRGEFSRSIGGELITDGVEIGPKVWIYFEHIIRNDVPSYVNEWLKKSDVQLDARTEVENCINNFFRQSWTKCCFSMHCWVKYDICKIMHDTKSTASESERSETCVVCLEKFNVGVEINKMLHCNHVFHHRCIINWMTRSSSCPLCRKPVISYLY, from the coding sequence ATGGCGCTACATATTCCAGTTGCACCGCCAACTTACCACCACATCTATGTAAGCGTTCAGTACGAGGATAACAGTACCTCTATGGGTAATGAATTACCCAAGTACAGTGTGCTTGTTTGTTTGGTAAACATGAGGGGGGAGTTTAGTCGTTCAATAGGAGGCGAATTGATTACTGATGGGGTTGAGATTGGCCCAAAAGTTTGGATTTATTTCGAACACATTATTCGAAATGATGTGCCATCTTATGTTAATGAATGGCTCAAAAAATCAGACGTTCAATTGGATGCAAGGACAGAGGTAGAAAACTGCATTAACAACTTTTTTAGGCAGAGTTGGACCAAGTGTTGCTTTTCCATGCATTGTTGGGTAAAATACGATATATGCAAGATCATGCATGACACTAAGTCAACGGCGTCAGAAAGTGAAAGGAGCGAAACATGTGTGGTTTGTTTGGAGAAATTTAATGTTGGAGTCGAGATTAATAAGATGTTGCATTGCAACCATGTCTTTCACCATCGTTGTATTATCAATTGGATGACTAGAAGCAGTTCTTGTCCTTTGTGTCGTAAACCAGTGATTTCATATTTGTATTAG
- the LOC124929922 gene encoding mitogen-activated protein kinase kinase 3-like has translation MLCIVFSFQMLTIHYYSLFNGPDSLWPYMKTLYSEQSLLNFAGKEYGGPNEIFPSLTDLRSTLAGDWPPEKLVHVVEKLQCKGHGQDGIAIRASGSFIIGNQFLFCGDGVQAEGLPNFKDQSAIDLESRKV, from the exons ATGCTAtgtattgttttttctttccaGATGCTAACGATTCATTATTACTCGCTCTTCAATGGACCAGATAGTCTCTGGCCGTATATGAAGACCTTGTACAGTGAACAATCACTTCtcaa CTTTGCTGGCAAAGAATATGGTGGCCCGAATGAGATCTTCCCAAGTTTGACGGATTTAAGGAGTACATTGGCTGGAGATTGGCCTCCAGAAAAGCTAGTGCATGTTGTGGAAAAGCTTCAGTGCAAAGGTCATGGGCAAGATGGAATTGCAATCCGTGCATCTGGGTCATTTATAATTGGTAATCAATTTCTCTTTTGTGGGGATGGAGTACAAGCTGAGGGCTTGCCCAATTTCAAAGATCAATCTGCTATTGATTTAGAAAGTAGGAAGGTTTAA
- the LOC124929900 gene encoding mitogen-activated protein kinase kinase 3-like encodes MVEVSGHIATRTVTMKELDVSWKTKKSFFRILSSQSTRIQRWRTWLHLFGTLLTSFAGKEYVGPNEIFASLTDLRSTLAGDWPPEKLVHVVEKLQCKGHGQDGIAIRASGSFIIGNQFLICGDGVQAEGLPNFKDQSFDLESRKV; translated from the exons ATGGTGGAAGTTAGTGGGCACATAGCTACTCGGACAGTGACGATGAAGGAATTAGATGTCTCATGGAAAACGAAGAAAAG CTTCTTTCGCATCCTTTCATCACAAAGTACAAGGATACAAAGATGGAGGACTTGGCTGCATTTGTTCGGAACATTGTTGACTAGCTTTGCTGGCAAAGAATATGTTGGCCCGAATGAGATCTTCGCAAGTTTGACGGATTTAAGGAGTACATTGGCTGGAGATTGGCCTCCAGAGAAGCTAGTGCATGTTGTGGAAAAGCTTCAGTGCAAAGGTCATGGGCAAGATGGAATTGCAATCCGTGCATCTGGGTCATTTATAATTGGTaatcagtttctcatttgtggGGATGGAGTACAAGCTGAGGGCTTGCCCAATTTCAAAGATCAATCTTTTGATTTAGAAAGTAGGAAGGTTTAA